A single window of Senegalia massiliensis DNA harbors:
- the scfB gene encoding thioether cross-link-forming SCIFF peptide maturase produces the protein MKRIHKFKQNNKFIVLDINSGSVHLVDELIWDLVDLYKEKDLTDINKELEWKYDSKTIEEGYREIKELEENGIIYSEDIYFKDVKSNNQKIVKALCLHIAHDCNLKCEYCFASQGDFNGDKSFMSLETGKKALEFLAENSANRRNLEVDFFGGEPLMNFDVVKELVHYGREIEKKYNKNFRFTITTNGLLLDKEKMDFINEHMSNVVLSLDGRKKVNDEMRKTINGEGSFDIIVPKFLEMAKSRKGKDYYLRGTFTSKNLDFSKDVLELYNLGFKSVSVEPVVTEPHMEYAILEKHLGEILDEYDKLSKEYIKIKKKDKDFNFFHFMIDLNQGPCAIKRASGCGAGVEYLAVTPEGDLYPCHQFVGDEKFKLGTLDSGIKNMEIVDRFNNANVYNKEDCSECWAKFYCSGGCHANAYNFNKNINKPYTIGCEMEKKRIESSISILANLED, from the coding sequence ATGAAAAGGATACATAAATTCAAACAAAATAATAAATTCATCGTACTTGATATTAATAGTGGTTCAGTACATCTTGTAGATGAATTGATTTGGGATTTAGTTGATTTATATAAAGAAAAAGATTTAACAGATATAAACAAAGAATTGGAATGGAAATATGATTCTAAAACCATAGAAGAGGGTTATAGAGAAATAAAAGAATTAGAAGAAAATGGCATAATTTATTCTGAAGATATATACTTTAAGGATGTTAAATCTAATAATCAAAAGATTGTAAAAGCACTTTGTCTTCATATAGCTCATGATTGTAACTTGAAATGTGAATATTGTTTTGCATCTCAAGGAGATTTTAATGGCGACAAATCATTTATGAGTTTAGAGACAGGAAAAAAAGCATTAGAATTTTTAGCTGAAAACTCTGCTAATAGAAGAAATCTTGAAGTAGATTTTTTTGGTGGGGAGCCTCTTATGAATTTTGATGTAGTTAAGGAACTTGTACATTATGGAAGAGAAATAGAGAAAAAATATAATAAGAATTTTAGGTTTACAATAACTACTAATGGATTATTACTTGATAAAGAAAAAATGGATTTTATTAATGAACATATGTCAAATGTAGTTTTAAGTTTAGATGGAAGAAAAAAAGTAAATGATGAAATGAGAAAGACAATAAATGGTGAAGGTAGTTTTGATATAATTGTACCTAAGTTTTTAGAAATGGCTAAATCTAGAAAAGGTAAAGATTATTATTTAAGAGGAACTTTTACTTCTAAAAATTTAGATTTTTCAAAAGATGTATTAGAATTATATAATTTAGGATTTAAATCTGTATCAGTTGAACCAGTTGTTACAGAGCCTCATATGGAATATGCAATATTAGAAAAACATCTTGGCGAGATATTAGATGAATATGATAAATTATCAAAAGAATATATAAAAATAAAGAAAAAAGATAAAGATTTCAATTTTTTTCATTTTATGATTGATTTAAATCAAGGCCCTTGTGCTATAAAAAGAGCCTCAGGATGTGGAGCTGGAGTAGAATATTTAGCTGTAACTCCTGAAGGAGACTTATACCCTTGCCATCAATTTGTAGGTGATGAAAAGTTTAAATTAGGTACTCTTGATAGTGGCATTAAAAATATGGAAATTGTAGATAGATTTAATAATGCAAATGTATATAATAAAGAGGATTGCTCTGAATGTTGGGCAAAATTTTATTGTAGTGGTGGATGTCATGCAAATGCATATAATTTCAATAAAAATATAAACAAGCCTTATACTATAGGATGTGAAATGGAGAAAAAAAGAATAGAAAGTTCTATTTCAATATTAGCAAATTTAGAAGATTAA
- the ruvB gene encoding Holliday junction branch migration DNA helicase RuvB yields the protein MDEKENRIVTSSAKTEDFDIESTLRPKLLENYIGQDKVKEKLKIFIEAAKIRNESLDHVLLYGPPGLGKTTLASIISNEMSVNIRITSGPAIEKAGDLAAILTNLGEGDVLFIDEIHRLNRSVEEILYPAMEDFALDIIIGKGPSARSIRLDLSKFTLIGATTRAGLLTSPLRDRFGVMCKLDYYSIEDLKSIIIRSAGILGIEIDSVGALEIAKRSRGTPRIANRILKRVRDYAEVVENGVITKEVADKALDLLEIDELGLDNIDKRLLLSIIHKFSHGPVGLDTLAATIGEERNTIEDVYEPYLLQIGFINRTPRGRVITKRCLEHFNIKGD from the coding sequence ATGGATGAAAAGGAAAATAGAATTGTCACAAGTAGTGCTAAAACTGAAGATTTTGATATAGAATCTACATTAAGACCTAAATTATTAGAAAATTATATTGGACAAGATAAAGTAAAAGAAAAATTGAAAATATTTATTGAAGCAGCAAAAATTAGAAATGAATCACTTGATCATGTGCTTTTATATGGTCCACCAGGTCTTGGTAAAACTACACTGGCTAGTATTATTTCAAATGAAATGAGTGTAAATATAAGAATAACATCTGGTCCTGCCATAGAAAAAGCTGGAGATTTAGCTGCTATACTTACCAATTTAGGTGAAGGAGATGTACTCTTTATTGATGAAATTCATAGATTAAATAGGAGTGTAGAAGAAATACTTTATCCTGCTATGGAAGATTTTGCACTAGATATAATAATAGGAAAAGGTCCTAGTGCAAGATCTATAAGACTTGATTTATCTAAGTTTACACTTATAGGAGCAACTACTCGTGCAGGGCTTTTAACCTCTCCTTTAAGAGATAGATTTGGTGTTATGTGTAAATTAGATTATTATAGTATAGAAGATTTGAAAAGTATAATTATAAGGTCTGCTGGTATACTTGGTATAGAAATAGATTCTGTAGGAGCATTAGAGATAGCAAAAAGATCTAGAGGAACACCAAGAATAGCAAATAGGATATTGAAAAGAGTTAGAGATTATGCTGAAGTAGTAGAAAATGGTGTAATAACAAAAGAAGTAGCTGATAAAGCTCTAGATTTATTAGAAATAGATGAATTAGGTCTAGACAATATAGATAAGCGCTTATTACTTTCTATAATTCATAAATTTTCTCATGGTCCAGTAGGCTTAGATACTTTAGCTGCTACTATTGGTGAAGAGAGAAATACTATTGAAGATGTGTATGAACCTTATTTATTACAAATTGGATTTATAAATAGAACTCCAAGAGGAAGGGTAATAACTAAAAGATGTTTAGAACATTTTAATATTAAAGGTGATTAG
- a CDS encoding TIGR04086 family membrane protein, whose protein sequence is MNTSKKNMNYVLLLGKSLLLSFIVTLILFVIFTLILTYTSLGEKWIPLINTVILIISISLGAIKMAINSSKRGFINGGVLGLSYMLLLILFGFIVFKNTGVDIYSLTKLGIGILVGIIAGMIGVNLK, encoded by the coding sequence TTGAATACAAGTAAAAAAAATATGAATTATGTGCTTTTATTAGGGAAGTCTTTGTTGTTAAGTTTTATTGTTACTTTAATTTTATTTGTAATATTTACTTTGATTTTAACTTATACAAGTTTAGGTGAAAAATGGATTCCACTAATTAATACAGTAATACTAATCATATCCATAAGTTTAGGAGCTATAAAAATGGCTATAAATTCATCAAAAAGAGGGTTTATAAACGGTGGAGTATTAGGATTAAGTTATATGTTATTACTTATATTATTTGGTTTTATAGTATTTAAGAATACTGGGGTAGATATCTATAGTCTAACAAAATTAGGTATTGGAATTTTAGTTGGAATAATAGCAGGAATGATAGGAGTAAACTTAAAATAA
- the tgt gene encoding tRNA guanosine(34) transglycosylase Tgt, which produces MLTIKYEFIKKEKNTNARLGKITTPHGEIETPIFMPVGTKATVKAMTPEELKDMNAQIILSNTYHLYLRPGHKLIEKAGGLHKFMNWDRPILTDSGGFQVFSLGDLREIEEKGVHFRSHIDGSKHFISPEKSIEIQNSLGSDIAMAFDECPPYPADRDYVKKSLERTTRWAKRCKDYHKKPDTQGIFGIVQGGMYRDLREQSAKEIIDLDFPGYAVGGLSVGEPAELMYEVLDYTVPLLPKDKPRYLMGVGSPDYLFEAVIRGIDMADCVLPTRIARNGTVFTSSGRLVVKNAKYKEDFSPLDSECDCYACKNYTRAYIRHLFKADEILGARLTTTHNLYFLIKLMENIREAIKQDRLLEYREEFYKKYGYLK; this is translated from the coding sequence ATATTGACAATAAAGTATGAATTTATAAAAAAAGAAAAAAATACAAATGCAAGACTTGGAAAAATTACTACACCTCATGGTGAAATAGAAACCCCTATATTTATGCCTGTAGGAACTAAAGCTACAGTTAAAGCTATGACTCCTGAAGAATTAAAGGATATGAATGCTCAAATAATATTAAGTAATACTTATCATTTATATTTAAGACCAGGGCATAAGCTTATAGAAAAAGCTGGGGGACTTCATAAATTTATGAATTGGGATAGACCAATACTTACTGATAGTGGAGGATTTCAAGTGTTTAGTTTAGGTGATTTAAGAGAGATAGAAGAAAAAGGAGTTCATTTCAGATCCCATATAGATGGTTCTAAGCATTTCATAAGTCCAGAAAAGTCTATTGAAATTCAGAATTCTTTGGGTTCAGATATTGCAATGGCATTTGATGAATGTCCACCATATCCTGCAGATAGAGATTATGTGAAAAAATCATTAGAAAGAACTACAAGATGGGCTAAAAGGTGTAAGGATTATCATAAAAAGCCTGATACTCAAGGGATATTTGGAATAGTACAAGGGGGGATGTATAGAGATCTAAGGGAACAAAGTGCAAAAGAGATAATAGATTTAGATTTTCCGGGATATGCAGTAGGAGGGCTTAGTGTAGGTGAACCTGCTGAGTTAATGTATGAAGTATTAGATTATACTGTTCCACTTCTGCCAAAAGATAAACCTAGATATCTTATGGGAGTAGGTAGTCCAGATTATTTATTTGAAGCAGTAATTCGTGGTATTGATATGGCTGATTGTGTACTTCCTACAAGAATTGCAAGAAATGGTACTGTGTTTACGAGTAGCGGAAGATTAGTTGTGAAAAATGCAAAATATAAAGAAGATTTTTCTCCATTAGATAGTGAATGTGATTGTTATGCATGTAAAAATTATACAAGAGCCTATATAAGACATTTATTTAAAGCAGATGAAATACTAGGGGCTAGACTTACAACTACTCATAATTTATATTTCTTAATAAAACTTATGGAAAATATAAGAGAAGCTATAAAACAAGATAGATTATTAGAGTATAGAGAAGAATTTTATAAGAAATACGGATATTTAAAATAA
- the queA gene encoding tRNA preQ1(34) S-adenosylmethionine ribosyltransferase-isomerase QueA, which translates to MKTSDFYFDLPEELIAQTPLKDREKSRLLVLDKNNDDIKHKNFYDVIDYLNEGDLLVLNNTRVIPARLLGKRENTGGKVEFLLLNNIEGDNWETLVKPGKKAKIGDIIEFGEGILKAEIIDIKKGGTRMVKFIYKGIFNEILDKLGEMPLPPYITEKLNDRERYQTVYSKVEGSAAAPTAGLHFTEDLLEKIKNKGVKIAYITLHVGLGTFRPVKVDDVEGHNMHSEFYEVSKETAELINSVKQSGKKVISVGTTSTRTLESVSDDDGKIKESKGWTDIFIYPGYKFKAIDGLITNFHLPESTLVMLVSALAGKENILNAYEEAIKEKYRFFSFGDAMIII; encoded by the coding sequence ATGAAAACTAGTGATTTTTATTTTGATTTACCTGAAGAATTAATAGCACAAACACCACTTAAAGATAGAGAGAAATCTAGACTATTAGTTTTAGATAAAAATAATGATGATATAAAACATAAAAATTTTTATGATGTAATAGATTATTTAAATGAAGGTGATTTATTAGTATTGAATAATACTAGAGTAATACCTGCAAGACTTCTTGGTAAAAGAGAAAATACAGGTGGTAAGGTTGAGTTTTTATTATTAAACAACATAGAAGGAGATAATTGGGAAACCTTAGTTAAACCTGGGAAAAAAGCGAAGATTGGAGATATTATTGAATTTGGCGAAGGTATTTTAAAGGCTGAAATAATAGATATAAAAAAAGGTGGAACTAGAATGGTAAAGTTTATTTATAAAGGTATATTTAATGAAATATTAGATAAATTGGGAGAAATGCCACTACCTCCATATATAACTGAAAAATTAAATGATAGAGAAAGATATCAAACTGTATATTCAAAAGTAGAAGGATCTGCTGCAGCGCCTACAGCAGGGTTACATTTTACAGAAGACTTATTAGAAAAAATTAAAAATAAAGGTGTTAAAATTGCTTATATAACACTTCACGTAGGACTTGGTACTTTTAGACCTGTAAAAGTTGATGATGTAGAAGGACATAATATGCATTCTGAATTTTATGAGGTATCCAAAGAAACTGCAGAATTAATTAATAGTGTTAAACAAAGTGGAAAAAAGGTTATATCTGTAGGTACAACATCTACTAGAACACTTGAATCAGTAAGTGATGATGATGGAAAAATAAAAGAGTCAAAAGGTTGGACTGATATTTTCATATATCCAGGATATAAGTTTAAAGCTATTGATGGACTAATTACTAACTTTCATTTGCCAGAATCAACATTAGTAATGTTAGTAAGTGCTTTAGCAGGTAAAGAAAATATACTAAATGCATATGAAGAAGCTATAAAAGAAAAATATAGATTTTTTAGTTTTGGAGATGCTATGATTATAATTTAG
- the secD gene encoding protein translocase subunit SecD — MKVKSIIIFLLILALAGAGVYVAIEGVSIGKYEISPINESINLGLDLEGGIYVVLEAKTDATGDELKEKMQEAKAIIDQRVNGLGVTEPSITIEGEDRIRIELPGLKDTQEAFDMIGKTAELQFINSEGEVVVTGKNVKESEPIYIEDSTTGKSVPVVSLEFDSEGAELFKEATEEAMEKPEGPERIINIVLDGETISAPAVGTVITDGSATIEGAFTIEEARELATLIQAGALPVEMEEVQASEIGPTLGLESLDKSVYAATIGIILIFLFMLIFYRIPGLVANITLTIYILIVMFTLVSLNATLTLPGIAGLILSIGMAVDANVVIFERIKEEIRLGKSIRSSVDSGFKSALSTVIDANITTLIAGIVLFNFGTGPIKGFAVTLIIGIITSIITALVITRLLLKLFIEMKITKNTKMFGA, encoded by the coding sequence ATGAAGGTTAAAAGTATTATTATTTTCCTTTTAATACTTGCCTTGGCTGGAGCAGGAGTTTATGTTGCTATTGAAGGTGTTAGTATAGGGAAATATGAGATTTCTCCAATTAATGAATCTATTAATTTAGGTCTTGATTTAGAAGGAGGAATATATGTAGTACTAGAAGCAAAAACTGATGCAACAGGTGATGAATTAAAAGAAAAGATGCAGGAAGCTAAAGCTATAATAGATCAACGTGTAAATGGACTTGGAGTTACTGAACCTAGTATTACTATAGAAGGTGAAGATAGAATAAGAATTGAACTTCCAGGACTTAAAGATACACAGGAAGCATTTGATATGATAGGAAAAACTGCAGAACTTCAATTTATAAATTCTGAAGGTGAAGTAGTAGTTACAGGTAAGAATGTTAAAGAATCTGAGCCTATATATATAGAAGACTCTACTACTGGGAAAAGTGTACCTGTAGTATCACTAGAGTTTGATTCTGAAGGTGCTGAATTATTTAAAGAGGCAACAGAAGAAGCTATGGAAAAACCAGAAGGTCCTGAAAGGATTATAAATATAGTACTTGATGGAGAAACTATATCAGCACCGGCTGTAGGTACTGTTATAACAGATGGTTCTGCTACAATTGAAGGTGCTTTTACAATAGAAGAGGCAAGAGAACTTGCAACTCTTATACAAGCAGGTGCACTTCCTGTAGAGATGGAAGAAGTACAAGCATCTGAAATAGGACCTACACTTGGTCTTGAATCATTGGATAAGTCAGTATATGCAGCTACTATAGGAATAATTTTAATATTTTTATTTATGTTAATATTCTATAGAATACCAGGACTTGTAGCTAATATTACCCTTACTATATATATACTTATAGTAATGTTTACTTTGGTAAGCTTAAATGCAACTTTAACACTGCCAGGTATTGCAGGACTTATACTATCAATAGGTATGGCAGTTGATGCTAATGTTGTTATATTTGAAAGAATAAAAGAAGAAATTAGACTGGGAAAATCTATAAGATCATCTGTTGATTCAGGATTTAAAAGTGCACTATCTACTGTTATAGATGCTAATATAACTACCCTTATTGCTGGTATAGTTTTATTTAATTTTGGTACAGGACCTATAAAAGGATTTGCAGTTACTCTTATAATAGGTATAATTACATCTATTATTACTGCATTAGTAATTACCAGATTATTATTAAAACTATTTATTGAAATGAAAATAACTAAAAATACAAAAATGTTTGGAGCATAG
- the ruvC gene encoding crossover junction endodeoxyribonuclease RuvC, which translates to MRIFGIDPGIAIVGYGVIDYKGNNFKVVDYGVITTPASMSPQQRLKKVYDELTNILIEYKPDAVAIEELFFNKNVKTAIQVGQARGVEILAVMNQNIDLFEYTPLQVKQGVVGYGRAKKKQVQEMVKMLLNLKEIPKPDDAADALAVAISHAHSGQFDKLFEMK; encoded by the coding sequence ATGAGAATATTTGGTATAGATCCTGGCATAGCCATAGTAGGATATGGTGTTATTGACTATAAAGGAAATAATTTTAAAGTTGTTGATTATGGTGTAATAACAACCCCTGCTAGTATGAGCCCACAGCAGAGATTAAAAAAAGTATATGATGAGCTTACAAATATATTAATAGAATATAAGCCTGATGCTGTAGCAATTGAGGAATTATTTTTTAATAAGAATGTAAAAACAGCAATACAAGTTGGACAAGCAAGAGGGGTTGAAATACTTGCTGTTATGAATCAAAATATAGATTTATTTGAATATACTCCATTGCAAGTAAAACAAGGTGTTGTCGGTTATGGTAGAGCTAAGAAAAAGCAAGTTCAAGAAATGGTAAAGATGTTACTCAATTTAAAAGAAATTCCAAAGCCAGATGATGCGGCGGATGCTTTAGCTGTTGCTATTAGTCATGCTCATTCTGGACAATTTGATAAATTATTTGAAATGAAATAA
- the scfA gene encoding six-cysteine ranthipeptide SCIFF produces the protein MKHIKTLSSKNLKSTIEYGGCGECQTSCQSACKTSCTVGNQTCENTNR, from the coding sequence GTGAAACATATTAAAACTTTAAGTAGTAAAAATTTAAAGAGCACAATAGAATATGGTGGATGTGGAGAATGTCAAACATCTTGTCAATCTGCTTGCAAGACATCTTGCACAGTAGGTAATCAAACTTGTGAAAACACCAACAGGTAA
- the secF gene encoding protein translocase subunit SecF, protein MNLQIIQKKNIFFIISAIVIVIGIAMLFINGLNFGIDFTGGTLIQIDLGKEIPVSEIREITDEYDENADIVHAGDENHEIIIKTTEDYSNEKRNEIFNKFKEKYKLESDKPLQSQKIGPAIGKEIRNDALIAIGIAMVGMLIYITFRFEFKFGLSAIIALIHDILITLAIFAIFKLPVNVSFVAALLTIVGYSINDTIVVFDRIRENLKLFKKTDYAKLVDTSISQTIVRSINTSFTTFIAIACLYIFGVDAIKEFALPLILGILIGTYSSIFIASPVWYLFKTNSK, encoded by the coding sequence TTGAATTTACAAATCATACAGAAAAAAAATATCTTTTTTATAATTTCAGCTATTGTAATAGTAATTGGAATAGCAATGTTATTTATAAATGGTCTTAATTTTGGAATTGATTTTACTGGAGGAACTCTTATTCAAATAGATTTAGGTAAAGAAATTCCAGTAAGTGAAATAAGAGAAATAACAGATGAATATGATGAAAATGCTGATATAGTTCATGCTGGTGATGAAAATCATGAAATAATAATAAAGACAACAGAAGATTATTCAAATGAAAAGAGAAATGAAATATTTAATAAATTCAAAGAAAAATACAAATTAGAATCAGATAAACCTCTCCAATCGCAAAAAATTGGACCTGCAATAGGTAAAGAAATCAGAAATGATGCACTTATTGCAATAGGAATAGCAATGGTAGGAATGCTTATATATATAACATTTAGATTTGAATTTAAATTCGGATTATCTGCAATTATAGCATTGATTCATGATATACTTATAACCCTTGCTATATTTGCCATATTTAAACTACCTGTAAATGTTTCATTTGTAGCAGCATTACTTACTATTGTAGGTTATTCTATAAATGATACAATTGTTGTATTTGATAGAATAAGAGAAAATTTAAAATTATTTAAGAAAACAGATTATGCTAAATTAGTAGATACTAGTATTTCACAGACTATAGTTAGATCAATTAATACTTCATTTACTACATTTATAGCAATTGCTTGTCTTTATATATTTGGGGTAGATGCAATAAAAGAATTTGCACTTCCATTAATACTTGGTATATTAATTGGAACATACTCTTCTATATTTATTGCAAGTCCTGTGTGGTATCTGTTTAAAACTAATTCAAAATAG
- the yajC gene encoding preprotein translocase subunit YajC, which yields MDILRAFAFPIALLVIFYFLLIRPQQKKDKKIREMRSNLVVGDHITTIGGIVGKVTKIKEDDITIEVGADKTKFDVKKWAIGNKVNQSDNN from the coding sequence ATGGATATATTAAGAGCATTTGCATTTCCAATAGCATTACTTGTTATATTTTATTTTCTTCTTATTAGACCACAGCAAAAAAAGGATAAGAAGATACGTGAAATGAGAAGTAATCTTGTAGTAGGTGATCATATTACAACTATAGGTGGTATAGTTGGTAAGGTTACAAAGATAAAAGAAGATGACATTACAATTGAAGTTGGTGCTGACAAAACAAAATTTGATGTTAAAAAATGGGCAATAGGTAACAAAGTAAATCAGAGTGACAATAATTAA
- the ruvA gene encoding Holliday junction branch migration protein RuvA, translated as MYRYIKGIIEEISEDFIVIDNSGIGYKIHTSVNTIKDIKIGEEVKIYTYLNVREDDMSLYGFGMKTELELFLKLISVSKIGPKVGLGILSALSVDQIKYAIINEDANKLSEAPGVGKKTANRMILELKDKIKDYNIENVEMSNLNVNSNYDESIDALVALGYTKYEASNVISRIDTKNLSTEDIIKLSLSELSKR; from the coding sequence ATGTATAGATATATAAAAGGTATAATTGAAGAAATATCTGAAGATTTTATAGTTATAGATAATAGTGGAATTGGATATAAGATACATACTTCTGTAAATACAATAAAAGATATTAAAATAGGAGAAGAAGTTAAAATTTATACTTATTTAAATGTCAGAGAAGACGATATGAGCTTATATGGCTTTGGTATGAAAACAGAACTTGAATTATTTTTAAAATTAATATCTGTTTCAAAAATAGGACCAAAAGTAGGTCTTGGAATTTTATCTGCATTATCTGTAGATCAAATAAAATATGCTATTATAAATGAGGATGCAAACAAATTATCAGAAGCACCAGGAGTAGGTAAAAAAACAGCTAATAGAATGATATTAGAGCTTAAAGATAAAATAAAAGATTATAACATAGAAAATGTTGAAATGTCTAATTTAAATGTTAACTCTAATTATGATGAATCAATAGATGCTTTAGTTGCTCTTGGGTATACTAAATATGAAGCATCTAATGTAATATCACGTATAGATACTAAAAATTTAAGTACTGAAGATATAATAAAGTTATCTTTAAGTGAATTATCAAAAAGATAA
- a CDS encoding gamma carbonic anhydrase family protein, which yields MIKSFEEFTPKIDETCFVAESSDIIGNVIIGKDSNVWYNTVLRGDVNKIVVGEKTNIQDGTIIHVEKSIPTIIGNNVTIGHKAIVHACTLSDNVLVGMGAIILNGAIIEENVLIGAGSVVTPGKTIPSGHLALGSPARVIRKLTDEEINDLQKSADNYVSLSKKHK from the coding sequence TTGATAAAAAGTTTTGAAGAATTTACACCAAAGATAGATGAAACATGTTTTGTTGCTGAAAGTTCGGACATAATAGGAAATGTAATTATAGGTAAAGATTCAAATGTTTGGTACAATACTGTTTTAAGAGGTGATGTGAATAAGATAGTTGTTGGAGAAAAAACTAATATTCAAGATGGAACTATTATTCATGTTGAAAAATCTATACCAACTATTATTGGAAATAATGTTACAATTGGTCATAAAGCTATTGTTCATGCGTGTACATTAAGTGATAATGTTCTTGTAGGTATGGGGGCGATAATTTTAAATGGTGCCATAATAGAAGAAAATGTTTTAATAGGGGCGGGAAGTGTAGTTACCCCAGGTAAAACAATCCCTTCAGGACATCTTGCATTAGGTTCTCCTGCACGAGTAATAAGAAAATTAACTGATGAAGAAATAAATGATTTACAAAAATCAGCAGATAATTATGTGAGTTTATCGAAAAAACATAAATAA